A section of the Bacillus pumilus genome encodes:
- a CDS encoding DUF423 domain-containing protein, which translates to MKLFFILGAMNAMLAVGLGAFGAHGLEGKIPEKYIEIWNKGVQYQMFHAIGLFIVAFLADKLSGVSLVPTAGWVMLAGILFFSGSLYVLALTQVKILGAITPIGGLAFIASWIMLVIAAAKNL; encoded by the coding sequence ATGAAACTATTTTTCATTTTAGGTGCGATGAATGCGATGTTAGCTGTTGGACTCGGAGCCTTCGGTGCGCACGGTCTTGAAGGGAAAATTCCTGAAAAGTATATAGAGATTTGGAACAAAGGGGTTCAATATCAAATGTTCCATGCGATAGGACTATTTATTGTCGCTTTTCTTGCAGATAAGCTGTCAGGTGTTTCTCTAGTTCCAACCGCTGGCTGGGTCATGCTTGCAGGCATCCTTTTCTTCTCAGGCAGCCTTTATGTCCTAGCATTGACTCAGGTGAAGATTCTAGGTGCCATTACCCCAATTGGTGGGTTGGCATTTATCGCTTCTTGGATCATGCTTGTTATTGCAGCAGCAAAAAATTTATAA
- a CDS encoding cupin domain-containing protein has protein sequence MTVELDYTSPNVKYSYDLNQSPLVKYDQHNLINVLGKKQLNSLDQVSLLDIYLSKSKVVEPHYHQNAAELVYCIAGSAAVSMLNPFTKKLHTYTINPGQVANVPQGWWHYEVALQDRTHLLAIFNASTPEVILGSDLLTLTPAHIMAHTYCMNETQWKQAIQPVKPSAFIGPFCHREEEVQTNPVPPSHYIPYYQAPPNYAPYWN, from the coding sequence ATGACTGTTGAGCTAGATTATACATCGCCAAATGTGAAATATTCATACGATCTGAATCAAAGCCCACTTGTGAAATACGATCAGCATAACCTGATTAACGTTTTAGGGAAAAAACAATTAAATTCGTTGGATCAAGTATCGCTGCTGGATATATATTTGAGTAAAAGCAAAGTCGTAGAGCCTCATTATCATCAAAATGCCGCAGAGCTTGTTTATTGTATAGCCGGTTCTGCTGCCGTCTCGATGCTGAATCCATTTACAAAAAAACTGCACACCTATACCATCAACCCTGGACAGGTGGCAAACGTACCTCAAGGCTGGTGGCACTACGAAGTTGCCCTTCAAGACAGAACTCATTTGTTAGCCATTTTTAACGCATCTACGCCAGAAGTGATCCTAGGCTCAGACCTTCTCACCCTCACCCCTGCTCACATCATGGCACATACGTATTGCATGAACGAAACACAGTGGAAACAGGCGATTCAGCCTGTGAAGCCAAGTGCTTTTATCGGGCCATTTTGCCACAGGGAAGAGGAAGTACAAACGAACCCTGTCCCTCCATCTCACTACATTCCATATTATCAAGCACCACCGAATTACGCTCCTTACTGGAATTAA
- the gerQ gene encoding spore coat protein GerQ, with product MKLKNQFGQGSGFEGQDFRQQQYGANPYPAQQMGYSVPPQTQGQMQGQMQQGFSPMPSTGSSQGGQGMQSSGQPYQIPSGPIYQQNVTGQLPIEQSYIENILRLNRGKVATIYMTFEASKEWNSKIFRGVIEAAGRDHIIISDNKTGTRYLLLTIYLDYITFDGEIQYDYPYSMSTYSPR from the coding sequence ATGAAATTGAAAAATCAATTTGGGCAAGGTTCGGGTTTCGAAGGTCAAGATTTTCGCCAGCAACAATATGGAGCAAATCCGTATCCTGCGCAGCAGATGGGTTATTCAGTCCCTCCCCAAACGCAGGGTCAAATGCAAGGACAAATGCAGCAGGGATTTTCACCAATGCCGTCTACTGGTTCTTCACAAGGGGGGCAGGGCATGCAGAGCAGCGGGCAGCCGTATCAAATTCCTTCTGGACCCATTTATCAGCAGAATGTCACTGGTCAGCTGCCAATCGAACAGTCCTATATTGAAAATATTTTACGATTGAACCGCGGCAAGGTAGCCACGATTTATATGACGTTTGAGGCAAGTAAGGAGTGGAACTCGAAGATTTTCAGAGGCGTCATTGAAGCTGCAGGACGTGACCACATTATTATTAGCGATAACAAGACGGGAACACGATACTTACTATTAACGATCTATCTTGATTACATTACGTTTGATGGGGAAATTCAATACGACTATCCATACTCTATGTCCACGTATTCTCCGAGGTAG